A portion of the Bacteroides faecium genome contains these proteins:
- a CDS encoding amidophosphoribosyltransferase: MEQLKHECGVAMIRLLKPLEYYEKKYGTWMYGLNKLYLLMEKQHNRGQEGAGLACVKLEANPGEEYMFRERALGSGAITEIFENVQNNFKDLTPEQLHDAEYAKRTLPFAGEAYMGHLRYSTTGKSGISYVHPFLRRNNWRAKNLALCGNFNMTNVDEIFARITAIGQHPRKYADTYIMLEQMGHRLDREVERVFNLAEADGLTGMGITNYIEEHIDLANVLRTSSREWDGGYVICGLTGSGESFAIRDPWGIRPAFWYQDDEIAVLASERPVIQTALNVPFEEIKELQPGQALLISKEGKIRTSQIIKPREKHACSFERIYFSRGSDVDIYKERKLLGEKLVPKILKAINNDIDHTVFSFIPNTAEVAFYGMLQGLDDYLNEEKVRQIAALGHNPNMEELEVILSRRIRSEKVAIKDIKLRTFIAEGNSRNDLAAHVYDITYGSLVPGVDNLVIIDDSIVRGTTLKQSIIGILDRLSPKKIVIVSSSPQVRYPDYYGIDMAKMSEFIAFRAAVELLKERDMKDVIAAAYRKSKDQVGLPKEQMVNYVKDIYAPFTDEEISAKMVELLTPKGTKAKVEIVYQPLEGLHEACPNHTGDWYFSGNYPTPGGVKMVNRAFIDYIEQMYQF, translated from the coding sequence ATGGAACAATTGAAACATGAATGTGGCGTTGCCATGATACGCCTGCTTAAACCGCTGGAGTATTACGAGAAGAAGTACGGAACGTGGATGTACGGTCTGAACAAGCTTTATCTTCTGATGGAAAAGCAGCACAACCGTGGACAGGAAGGCGCGGGACTGGCTTGTGTGAAACTGGAAGCCAATCCGGGTGAAGAATATATGTTCCGCGAACGTGCTTTGGGTTCCGGTGCCATTACCGAAATCTTTGAAAATGTGCAGAACAATTTCAAGGATTTGACTCCCGAACAACTGCATGACGCGGAGTACGCCAAACGTACTTTGCCTTTTGCCGGTGAAGCATATATGGGGCATCTCCGTTATTCTACCACAGGGAAATCCGGCATCTCTTACGTACACCCGTTTTTGAGAAGGAACAACTGGCGTGCCAAGAACCTGGCTCTCTGCGGAAACTTCAATATGACGAATGTGGACGAGATATTTGCCCGCATCACTGCCATCGGTCAGCATCCCCGTAAATATGCCGATACATATATCATGTTGGAACAAATGGGACATCGTCTCGACCGTGAAGTGGAACGTGTCTTCAATCTTGCCGAAGCGGACGGGCTTACAGGCATGGGCATCACCAATTATATAGAAGAGCATATCGACCTGGCTAATGTACTACGTACTTCCAGTCGTGAGTGGGATGGGGGATACGTTATCTGTGGACTGACCGGAAGCGGTGAATCTTTCGCTATCCGCGACCCATGGGGGATTCGTCCCGCATTCTGGTACCAGGATGACGAGATAGCCGTATTAGCTTCCGAACGTCCGGTCATCCAGACCGCCCTGAATGTTCCGTTTGAAGAAATTAAAGAACTGCAACCGGGACAAGCGCTGCTTATCAGCAAGGAAGGCAAAATCCGCACTTCACAAATCATCAAACCTCGTGAGAAGCACGCCTGCTCTTTTGAACGTATCTACTTCTCCCGTGGTAGTGATGTAGATATCTATAAGGAAAGAAAACTGCTGGGCGAAAAGTTAGTTCCGAAAATCCTGAAAGCTATCAATAACGACATCGACCATACCGTTTTCTCTTTTATCCCCAATACCGCCGAAGTCGCTTTCTACGGAATGTTGCAAGGACTGGACGACTATCTGAACGAAGAGAAAGTGCGGCAGATTGCCGCATTGGGGCATAATCCGAATATGGAAGAACTGGAAGTAATCCTTTCCCGCCGTATCCGCAGCGAAAAGGTGGCTATCAAGGATATCAAGCTCCGTACTTTCATTGCCGAAGGAAACAGCCGCAATGATTTGGCAGCCCACGTATATGACATTACCTATGGAAGTCTCGTGCCCGGTGTCGATAACTTGGTGATAATTGACGACAGCATTGTGCGCGGCACGACGCTGAAACAAAGTATTATCGGTATTCTCGATCGTCTCAGCCCGAAGAAGATTGTCATCGTATCCTCTTCACCGCAAGTACGTTATCCCGATTACTACGGCATAGACATGGCGAAGATGAGCGAGTTTATCGCTTTCAGGGCAGCTGTCGAACTTTTGAAAGAACGCGATATGAAAGATGTGATTGCAGCCGCTTACCGTAAATCCAAAGACCAGGTAGGACTGCCGAAAGAGCAGATGGTGAACTACGTAAAAGACATCTATGCACCTTTCACCGACGAAGAAATTTCCGCCAAGATGGTGGAACTGCTGACACCGAAAGGAACGAAAGCGAAAGTCGAAATCGTCTACCAGCCGTTGGAAGGACTTCACGAGGCTTGCCCGAACCATACGGGCGACTGGTACTTCAGCGGCAATTACCCTACACCGGGTGGCGTGAAAATGGTGAACCGGGCATTTATCGACTACATTGAGCAAATGTATCAATTCTAA
- a CDS encoding UpxY family transcription antiterminator gives MILRKEGTLIAGPNIGTGEGVAHSKRWYVALVRMHHEKKVAERLAKMGIENFVPVQQEVHQWSDRRKVVESVLLPMMVFVHADPKERKEVLSFSTVSRYMVMRGESSPTVIPDEQMARFRFMLDYSDEAICMNSAPLARGEKVRVVKGPLTGLVGELVMVDGKSKIAVRLNMLGCACADMPVGYVEPVGEKN, from the coding sequence ATGATTCTAAGAAAAGAAGGAACTTTAATTGCTGGGCCTAATATTGGGACAGGGGAAGGCGTAGCACACTCTAAACGCTGGTATGTAGCTCTCGTGCGTATGCACCACGAGAAGAAAGTAGCAGAGCGTTTGGCCAAGATGGGGATTGAGAATTTTGTACCGGTCCAACAGGAAGTGCATCAATGGAGCGACCGCCGTAAAGTGGTTGAATCTGTTCTGCTTCCGATGATGGTATTTGTGCATGCGGATCCGAAAGAACGTAAAGAGGTTCTTTCCTTCTCTACAGTCAGCCGGTATATGGTAATGCGTGGTGAGAGTAGTCCGACTGTAATTCCTGATGAACAAATGGCTCGTTTTCGTTTTATGCTCGATTATTCGGATGAAGCGATTTGTATGAATAGCGCTCCTTTGGCACGTGGTGAGAAAGTACGTGTTGTCAAAGGACCTTTGACAGGGCTTGTAGGGGAACTTGTAATGGTAGATGGTAAAAGTAAAATAGCTGTCCGGTTAAATATGTTGGGATGTGCTTGTGCAGATATGCCGGTGGGGTATGTGGAACCGGTTGGAGAAAAGAATTAA
- a CDS encoding MraY family glycosyltransferase produces MMYIYIGGTFLLSVLLATIVIPRIIFISYKKRLFDVPDARKVHKTPVPRLGGLAFLPVILISLCIITGIRYYMNEPVAPVWSSCLFMRYLFLVAGTTLLYLVGVADDLVGVSYRYKFVVQILSASFLPLSGLWINDLGGLLGLHAIPAFIGMPLTVFLVVYITNAINLIDGIDGLASGLTCIALGLLIIVCTLVGQWTHALLASATLGVVITFFYYNVFSVSGRKLFMGDAGSLTLGYILSFLILHFWMQQEYWDPFKLNLNMVTISTLFIPLLDVVRVFYSRIRSGRNPFLPDKNHIHHKLLRTGMRIRTVMITLLMLSLFLVAANFVLSFYINATFMLLFDLIFWCTSHVVINRAIVKHEKLTGRKWYKTYIHVPFNK; encoded by the coding sequence ATGATGTATATTTATATTGGAGGTACTTTTTTACTTTCAGTACTATTAGCTACGATTGTTATTCCAAGAATAATATTTATATCTTATAAGAAGCGTCTCTTTGACGTTCCTGATGCCCGTAAAGTACATAAGACTCCCGTTCCTCGTTTGGGCGGTCTGGCTTTTCTGCCTGTTATATTAATATCTTTGTGTATTATCACAGGAATCCGTTATTACATGAATGAACCCGTTGCGCCTGTATGGTCATCCTGTTTATTCATGCGTTATCTTTTCCTTGTTGCCGGCACGACATTGCTTTACCTTGTCGGGGTAGCGGATGATTTGGTAGGAGTGAGTTATCGGTATAAATTTGTGGTACAGATTCTTTCCGCCTCTTTTCTTCCCCTTTCCGGTCTTTGGATTAACGATTTGGGAGGATTATTAGGACTTCATGCCATACCTGCATTTATTGGTATGCCTTTGACTGTTTTTCTTGTGGTCTACATTACGAATGCTATTAATCTGATAGATGGAATTGATGGTTTGGCTTCGGGGCTTACTTGCATTGCATTAGGGCTGCTTATTATTGTGTGTACACTTGTGGGGCAGTGGACTCATGCGCTTTTGGCTTCTGCTACATTGGGAGTTGTCATTACCTTTTTTTATTATAATGTATTCAGTGTATCCGGACGGAAACTATTTATGGGAGATGCCGGCAGTTTGACTCTTGGTTATATTCTTAGTTTTTTGATTCTTCATTTTTGGATGCAGCAAGAATATTGGGATCCATTCAAGCTGAATTTGAATATGGTAACTATTTCTACATTGTTTATTCCATTGCTTGATGTTGTACGTGTATTCTATTCCCGTATTAGAAGTGGACGTAATCCTTTTCTGCCAGACAAGAATCATATTCATCATAAATTGCTACGTACAGGGATGAGGATACGCACTGTAATGATCACATTATTAATGTTGTCATTGTTTTTGGTAGCGGCTAATTTTGTATTGTCTTTTTATATCAATGCAACTTTCATGCTTCTTTTCGACTTGATATTTTGGTGTACTTCACATGTTGTTATTAATCGAGCCATTGTAAAGCACGAAAAACTAACTGGAAGAAAGTGGTATAAGACCTATATACATGTACCATTCAATAAGTAA
- the glmS gene encoding glutamine--fructose-6-phosphate transaminase (isomerizing) has protein sequence MCGIVGYIGKRKAYPILIKGLKRLEYRGYDSAGVALISDNQQLNVYKTKGKVSELENFVTQKDISGTIGIAHTRWATHGEPCSANAHPHYSSSEKLALIHNGIIENYAVLKEKLQAKGYIFKSSTDTEVLVQLIEYMKVTNQVSLLAAVQLALGEVIGAYAIAILDKEHPDEIIAARKSSPLVVGIGEDEFFLASDATPIVEYTDKVVYLEDGEIAVINRGEELKVVDLNNVEMTPEVKKVELKLGQLEKGGYPHFMLKEIFEQPDCIHDCMRGRINVDADNVVLSAVIDNKDRLLNAKRFIIVACGTSWHAGLIGKQLIESFCRIPVEVEYASEFRYRDPVINEQDVVIAISQSGETADTLAAVELAKSRGAFIYGICNAIGSSIPRATHTGSYIHVGPEIGVASTKAFTGQVTVLAMLALTLAKEKGTIDEQYYLSVVRELNQIPEKMKEVLKLNDKLAELSKTFTYAHNFIYLGRGYSYPVALEGALKLKEISYIHAEGYPAAEMKHGPIALIDAEMPVVVIATQNALYEKVLSNIQEIKARKGRVIAFVTKGDTVISQIADCSIELPETIECLNPLITTVPLQLLAYHIAVCKGMDVDQPRNLAKSVTVE, from the coding sequence ATGTGTGGAATAGTAGGCTATATTGGTAAAAGAAAAGCCTACCCCATCCTTATAAAAGGGCTGAAGCGATTAGAGTATCGTGGATATGACAGCGCAGGGGTAGCATTAATCAGTGACAACCAACAGTTGAATGTGTACAAGACGAAAGGAAAAGTCTCCGAACTCGAAAATTTCGTCACACAGAAAGATATTTCCGGTACAATCGGAATCGCCCATACTCGTTGGGCTACTCACGGGGAACCTTGTTCCGCTAACGCCCATCCTCATTACTCTTCTTCCGAAAAACTCGCTCTCATTCACAACGGTATCATTGAAAACTACGCCGTGCTCAAAGAAAAACTCCAAGCCAAAGGCTACATCTTTAAAAGCAGTACAGATACCGAAGTTCTCGTTCAATTAATAGAATACATGAAAGTTACCAATCAGGTTAGTTTGCTGGCTGCCGTTCAGTTGGCGCTGGGAGAGGTGATTGGTGCTTATGCGATTGCCATTCTTGATAAAGAGCATCCGGATGAGATTATTGCGGCACGCAAAAGCAGCCCGCTGGTAGTGGGTATTGGCGAAGATGAATTCTTTCTGGCTTCGGACGCCACTCCGATTGTAGAATATACAGATAAGGTGGTCTACTTGGAAGACGGAGAGATTGCCGTAATAAACAGGGGTGAAGAGTTGAAAGTAGTCGATTTGAATAATGTCGAAATGACTCCCGAAGTGAAGAAAGTGGAATTGAAGCTCGGACAATTAGAAAAGGGCGGTTATCCGCACTTTATGCTGAAAGAGATTTTCGAACAGCCGGACTGCATTCATGACTGTATGCGCGGACGTATAAATGTAGATGCGGACAACGTAGTGCTTTCGGCAGTGATTGATAATAAGGATAGGCTGCTGAATGCCAAACGGTTTATTATCGTGGCTTGCGGAACTTCCTGGCATGCCGGACTTATCGGCAAACAACTGATTGAAAGTTTCTGCCGCATACCGGTAGAAGTGGAATATGCTTCTGAATTCCGTTACCGCGACCCTGTGATTAACGAGCAGGATGTAGTGATTGCCATCTCTCAGAGTGGTGAGACTGCCGATACATTGGCTGCTGTAGAATTGGCAAAGAGCCGCGGGGCATTTATATACGGAATTTGTAATGCCATCGGTTCGTCGATTCCCCGTGCCACTCACACTGGTTCGTATATCCACGTAGGCCCGGAAATCGGAGTTGCTTCTACCAAAGCATTTACGGGACAGGTCACTGTATTGGCGATGTTGGCATTGACACTTGCCAAAGAAAAGGGAACGATTGACGAACAGTATTATCTTTCGGTTGTGCGGGAGTTGAACCAAATTCCTGAAAAAATGAAAGAAGTGCTGAAGTTGAATGATAAACTGGCGGAACTATCGAAAACTTTCACCTATGCGCACAACTTTATTTATTTGGGACGCGGATATAGTTATCCCGTAGCTCTCGAAGGTGCGCTGAAATTGAAAGAAATTTCGTATATTCACGCCGAAGGTTATCCGGCTGCGGAGATGAAGCATGGGCCGATTGCCTTGATTGACGCGGAAATGCCGGTAGTGGTGATTGCCACCCAAAATGCCCTGTACGAAAAAGTGCTGAGCAACATTCAGGAAATCAAGGCGCGGAAAGGACGGGTGATTGCTTTTGTGACGAAAGGAGATACGGTTATCAGCCAGATTGCCGATTGCAGTATCGAACTTCCCGAAACAATCGAGTGTCTCAATCCGTTAATAACTACGGTACCTCTCCAGTTGCTTGCATACCACATTGCGGTTTGCAAGGGAATGGATGTAGACCAGCCCCGGAATTTGGCTAAATCTGTAACAGTGGAGTAA
- a CDS encoding tyrosine-type recombinase/integrase encodes MRKDGFTVCANNYVECLRREGRYATAHVYENALRSFTMFCGTSCVSFSQITRVNLRRYSNYLLASRLKLNTISTYMRMLRCIYNKGVDAHQTPYVHRLFRDVFTGVDTRQKKAIPVNELHTLLYKDPQSERLRRTQAIANLLFLFCGMPFADLAHLEKSNLEGNILKYNRTKTGTPMSVEILESASDIVSRLRNFHSSVLPEYPDYLFYILSGKNKRDEEAAYKEYQSTLRRFNNDLKSLARKLHVRSAVTSYTFRHSWATTAKYRGVPIEMISESLGHKSIKTTQIYLKGFDLNERTKVNRLNYSYVRNCRGIL; translated from the coding sequence ATGAGAAAAGACGGATTTACCGTATGTGCAAACAATTATGTGGAGTGCTTGCGCCGTGAGGGGCGCTATGCTACAGCACATGTTTATGAGAATGCGCTACGTTCTTTCACAATGTTTTGTGGAACATCGTGTGTGTCATTCAGTCAGATTACTCGTGTGAACTTGAGGCGATACAGTAACTATTTGCTGGCTAGTCGTTTGAAGCTTAACACTATCTCTACTTATATGCGAATGTTGCGCTGCATATATAATAAAGGGGTAGACGCTCACCAGACCCCTTATGTGCATCGTTTGTTTCGTGATGTATTTACCGGAGTGGATACTCGTCAGAAGAAAGCCATCCCGGTAAACGAACTGCACACGTTGCTTTACAAAGACCCGCAGTCCGAGAGATTACGCCGTACGCAGGCTATTGCCAACTTATTGTTTTTATTCTGTGGAATGCCCTTTGCCGATTTAGCCCATCTGGAAAAGTCTAACTTGGAAGGGAATATTCTGAAATACAATCGTACCAAGACAGGAACTCCCATGAGTGTGGAAATATTAGAATCGGCGTCAGATATTGTTTCCCGGCTTCGTAATTTCCACTCGTCGGTTCTTCCCGAATATCCTGATTATCTCTTTTATATATTAAGCGGGAAGAACAAGCGGGACGAAGAGGCCGCCTATAAAGAATATCAATCCACCTTGCGTCGTTTTAATAACGACCTGAAGAGTTTAGCCAGGAAGTTACATGTTCGTTCAGCCGTAACTTCTTATACATTCCGGCATTCCTGGGCTACTACTGCCAAATACCGGGGAGTCCCTATTGAAATGATAAGTGAATCACTAGGGCATAAATCTATCAAGACAACACAAATCTATTTGAAAGGCTTTGACCTTAATGAACGTACAAAAGTAAACCGACTGAATTATTCTTACGTGAGGAATTGTAGGGGAATTCTGTGA
- the carB gene encoding carbamoyl-phosphate synthase (glutamine-hydrolyzing) large subunit — translation MKENIKKVLLLGSGALKIGEAGEFDYSGSQALKALKEEGIETILINPNIATVQTSEGVADQIYFLPVTPYFVEKVIQKEKPEGIMLAFGGQTALNCGVALYKEGILEKYNVKVLGTPVQAIMDTEDRELFVQKLNEIDVKTIKSEAVENAEDARRAAKELGYPVIVRAAYALGGLGSGFCDNEEQLDVLVEKAFSFSPQVLVEKSLRGWKEVEYEVVRDRFDNCITVCNMENFDPLGIHTGESIVIAPSQTLTNKEYHKLRELAIRIIRHIGIVGECNVQYAFDPESEDYRVIEVNARLSRSSALASKATGYPLAFVAAKLGLGYGLFDLKNSVTKTTSAFFEPALDYVVCKIPRWDLGKFHGVDKELGSSMKSVGEVMAIGRTFEEAIQKGLRMIGQGMHGFVENKELVIPDIDKALREPTDKRIFVISKAFRAGYTIDQVHELTKIDKWFLQKLMNIMKTSEELHSWGNNHKQIADLPDELLRKAKVQGFSDFQIARAIGYEGDMEDGILYVRNHRKHAGILPVVKQIDTLAAEYPAQTNYLYLTYSGVANDVHYLGDHKSIVVLGSGAYRIGSSVEFDWCGVQALNTIRKEGWRSVMINYNPETVSTDYDMCDRLYFDELTFERVMDILELENPHGVIVSTGGQIPNNLALRLDAQNVNILGTSAKSIDNAEDREKFSAMLDRIGVDQPRWRELTSMDDINEFVDEVGFPVLVRPSYVLSGAAMNVCSNQEELERFLKLAANVSKKHPVVVSQFIEHAKEVEMDAVAQNGEIVAYAISEHIEFAGVHSGDATIQFPPQKLYVETVRRIKRISREIAKALNISGPFNIQYLAKDNDIKVIECNLRASRSFPFVSKVLKINFIELATKVMLGLPVEKPEKSLFELDYVGIKASQFSFNRLQKADPVLGVDMASTGEVGCIGMDTSCAVLKAMLAVGYRIPKKNILLSTGTMKQKADMMDAARMLVNKGYKLFATGGTHKALAENGIESTHVYWPSEEGHPQALEMLHNKEIDMVVNIPKNLTAGELDNGYKIRRAAIDLNTPLITNARLASAFINAFCTMSIDDIAIKSWAEYK, via the coding sequence ATGAAAGAAAATATAAAGAAAGTATTGCTGCTGGGTTCCGGTGCCCTGAAAATCGGTGAGGCCGGTGAGTTTGACTATTCCGGTTCGCAGGCGCTCAAAGCCTTGAAAGAAGAGGGGATTGAAACGATTCTTATCAACCCGAATATTGCTACCGTACAGACTTCCGAAGGTGTGGCAGACCAAATCTACTTCCTGCCGGTGACTCCGTATTTTGTAGAAAAGGTTATTCAGAAAGAGAAGCCCGAAGGCATTATGCTTGCATTCGGCGGGCAGACGGCTTTGAATTGCGGCGTAGCTTTATATAAGGAAGGAATCCTCGAAAAATATAACGTAAAGGTGCTCGGTACTCCGGTACAAGCTATTATGGATACCGAAGACCGTGAACTTTTCGTGCAGAAACTGAACGAAATCGACGTAAAGACTATCAAGAGCGAAGCCGTAGAAAATGCGGAAGACGCCCGTCGCGCAGCAAAAGAGCTGGGTTATCCGGTGATTGTCCGTGCTGCTTACGCGTTGGGTGGTCTGGGCTCCGGCTTTTGTGATAACGAGGAACAACTGGACGTCCTCGTAGAAAAGGCTTTTTCTTTCTCTCCGCAAGTGTTGGTGGAAAAATCACTTCGTGGCTGGAAAGAAGTGGAATACGAAGTGGTGCGCGACCGCTTCGATAACTGTATCACTGTTTGTAATATGGAAAACTTTGACCCACTAGGTATCCATACCGGTGAGTCTATCGTTATCGCTCCCTCTCAGACACTTACTAACAAAGAATATCATAAACTCCGTGAACTGGCTATCCGCATCATCCGTCATATTGGTATCGTCGGCGAATGTAACGTGCAATATGCTTTCGACCCGGAATCCGAAGATTATCGGGTGATTGAGGTAAATGCCCGTCTTTCCCGTTCATCGGCGTTGGCTTCCAAAGCAACCGGCTATCCGTTGGCTTTCGTTGCCGCCAAGTTAGGATTGGGTTACGGGCTTTTCGACCTGAAAAACTCTGTAACAAAAACAACTTCCGCTTTCTTCGAGCCTGCTCTGGATTATGTAGTCTGTAAAATTCCTCGTTGGGACTTAGGAAAGTTCCATGGAGTAGATAAAGAATTAGGCTCTTCCATGAAATCAGTCGGTGAAGTAATGGCTATCGGTCGTACCTTTGAAGAAGCTATCCAAAAAGGGCTTCGTATGATAGGGCAGGGAATGCACGGATTTGTGGAAAACAAAGAACTGGTTATTCCTGATATCGACAAAGCGCTTCGTGAGCCGACCGATAAACGTATTTTTGTCATCTCGAAAGCATTCCGTGCCGGATACACTATTGACCAGGTGCACGAACTGACAAAGATTGACAAATGGTTCCTTCAGAAGCTGATGAACATCATGAAGACTTCCGAAGAACTGCATAGTTGGGGAAACAACCACAAACAGATTGCCGACTTGCCGGACGAACTGCTTCGTAAAGCAAAAGTCCAAGGCTTCTCTGATTTTCAGATTGCCCGTGCCATTGGTTACGAAGGTGATATGGAAGACGGTATTCTCTATGTCCGCAATCATCGCAAGCATGCAGGTATTCTTCCAGTTGTGAAACAAATTGATACCTTGGCTGCCGAATATCCCGCACAGACCAACTATCTGTATCTTACTTATAGCGGCGTAGCAAACGACGTTCATTATCTGGGTGACCATAAATCTATCGTTGTACTGGGTTCCGGTGCTTATCGTATCGGTTCTTCGGTAGAGTTCGACTGGTGTGGCGTACAGGCATTGAACACAATCCGCAAGGAAGGATGGCGCAGCGTCATGATTAACTATAACCCCGAAACCGTATCTACGGACTACGATATGTGCGACCGTCTCTACTTCGACGAACTGACTTTCGAGCGTGTAATGGATATTCTGGAACTCGAAAATCCGCATGGTGTCATCGTATCTACCGGTGGGCAAATCCCGAATAACCTGGCATTGCGTCTGGATGCGCAGAATGTCAATATCCTCGGTACAAGTGCCAAGAGCATTGACAACGCCGAAGACCGCGAGAAATTCTCTGCCATGCTCGACCGTATCGGTGTAGACCAGCCGCGTTGGCGGGAACTGACTTCTATGGACGACATCAACGAGTTTGTTGACGAAGTAGGGTTCCCGGTACTTGTCCGTCCGTCTTATGTACTTTCAGGTGCCGCGATGAATGTCTGCTCCAATCAGGAAGAACTTGAACGTTTCCTGAAACTGGCAGCTAACGTATCGAAGAAGCATCCGGTAGTAGTAAGCCAGTTTATCGAGCATGCCAAGGAAGTGGAAATGGATGCCGTAGCCCAGAATGGAGAAATCGTAGCATACGCTATCAGCGAACATATTGAGTTTGCGGGTGTGCACTCCGGTGACGCTACTATTCAATTCCCGCCACAAAAGCTATATGTAGAGACTGTCCGCCGTATCAAACGTATCAGCCGTGAGATTGCCAAGGCTCTGAACATCTCCGGCCCGTTCAATATCCAATATCTGGCAAAAGACAATGATATCAAAGTTATCGAATGTAACCTGCGTGCCAGCCGTTCTTTCCCGTTTGTCAGCAAAGTATTGAAGATAAACTTTATCGAACTGGCAACGAAAGTCATGCTTGGTCTGCCTGTCGAAAAACCGGAAAAAAGCCTTTTTGAGCTGGACTATGTCGGAATCAAGGCTTCCCAGTTCTCCTTCAACCGTTTGCAGAAAGCCGACCCTGTGTTGGGGGTAGATATGGCTTCTACCGGTGAAGTTGGTTGTATCGGCATGGATACTTCCTGTGCCGTACTGAAAGCAATGCTTGCCGTAGGCTATCGTATCCCGAAAAAGAATATCCTGCTTTCCACAGGAACAATGAAACAGAAAGCCGATATGATGGATGCAGCCCGTATGTTGGTGAATAAGGGCTATAAACTCTTTGCGACCGGTGGCACGCACAAAGCGCTTGCTGAAAACGGTATTGAAAGTACCCATGTCTATTGGCCTAGCGAAGAGGGGCATCCGCAAGCATTGGAAATGCTCCATAATAAGGAAATTGATATGGTAGTCAACATTCCTAAGAACCTGACAGCCGGAGAGTTGGACAACGGATACAAAATTCGTCGTGCAGCCATTGACCTGAATACTCCGTTGATTACAAATGCCCGTCTGGCTAGTGCATTCATTAATGCTTTCTGCACGATGAGCATTGACGATATCGCTATCAAGAGTTGGGCAGAATATAAGTAA
- the carA gene encoding glutamine-hydrolyzing carbamoyl-phosphate synthase small subunit gives MRNVTLILDDGSRFSGKSFGYEKPVAGEVVFNTAMTGYPESLTDPSYAGQLMTLTYPLIGNYGVPPFTIEPNGLATFMESEKIHAEAIIVSDYSYEYSHWNAVESLGDWLKREQIPGITGIDTRELTKVLREHGVMMGKIVFGEVENEELRVESYEDINYVDKVSCKEIISYLPDGTSQVFPVTTSIAQLNSQLSIFNSQLKKVVLVDCGVKTNIIRCLLKRDIEVIRVPWDYDFNGLEFDGLFISNGPGDPDTCDAAVQNIRKAMKNEKLPIFGICMGNQLLSKAGGAKIYKLKYGHRSHNQPVRMVGTERCFITSQNHGYAVDNNTLGADWEPLFINMNDGSNEGIKHKTNPWFSAQFHPEAASGPTDTEFLFDEFVNLLK, from the coding sequence ATGAGAAATGTGACATTAATCCTTGACGACGGGAGCCGGTTCTCCGGCAAGTCGTTTGGCTACGAGAAGCCGGTGGCGGGCGAAGTAGTTTTCAATACTGCCATGACCGGATATCCCGAGAGCCTCACTGACCCTTCGTATGCCGGACAGTTGATGACTCTTACCTATCCCTTGATAGGCAACTACGGAGTTCCCCCTTTTACAATCGAACCGAACGGGCTCGCTACTTTTATGGAGAGTGAGAAAATCCATGCGGAAGCGATTATCGTAAGTGACTATTCTTATGAATACAGCCACTGGAACGCAGTGGAAAGTCTCGGCGACTGGTTGAAACGTGAACAAATTCCCGGCATCACAGGCATTGATACCCGTGAGCTAACGAAAGTACTCCGTGAACATGGTGTGATGATGGGAAAGATTGTCTTTGGAGAAGTTGAGAATGAAGAGTTGAGAGTTGAGAGTTATGAAGATATTAATTATGTAGATAAAGTAAGCTGCAAAGAAATAATCTCTTATCTTCCTGACGGAACCTCTCAGGTTTTCCCGGTAACTACTTCCATTGCGCAGCTTAACTCTCAACTCTCAATTTTCAACTCTCAACTTAAAAAAGTTGTTCTTGTAGATTGTGGAGTAAAGACTAACATCATCCGTTGTCTGCTGAAACGTGATATCGAAGTGATTCGCGTGCCTTGGGATTACGATTTCAACGGACTCGAATTTGACGGATTATTTATTTCCAATGGCCCGGGCGACCCGGATACTTGCGACGCTGCGGTACAAAATATCCGTAAGGCAATGAAAAATGAGAAACTCCCTATCTTCGGAATCTGCATGGGTAACCAATTACTTTCGAAAGCAGGTGGAGCCAAAATATACAAACTGAAATACGGGCACCGTAGCCACAACCAACCTGTGCGTATGGTAGGCACGGAACGTTGTTTCATCACTTCTCAGAATCACGGTTATGCCGTAGACAATAATACGTTGGGCGCAGATTGGGAACCGCTTTTCATCAATATGAACGACGGTTCCAATGAAGGAATCAAGCATAAGACGAATCCTTGGTTCTCGGCGCAATTCCACCCGGAAGCTGCCAGTGGCCCTACGGATACGGAATTTTTGTTCGACGAATTTGTAAACCTGCTTAAATAA